From the Comamonas odontotermitis genome, one window contains:
- a CDS encoding LysR family transcriptional regulator: protein MSRSEDPFDTYLLRVLCTLIHEKSVSRAAIRLNQSQPAISAALRRLRAIFNDPLLVRDKNRMVPTARALQAVEQARAALGLIDGLLTSGKEFAAETTQQRFTIATPDYLAPPFMARVVQLMRAQAPGARLAILPLGQNFDYEQALQNAEVDIVIGNWPSPPEHLHISMLIEDEVVCLMDASHPLAAPEELTAERYLQAAHVVFTPYSPDQRGVVESSLGTMRVSRDGRVQCTYFSQAPDLLVGTDLLLTTSRHFAAYHARRLPLAMLPLPVGNRTMRFYQLWHSSRHRDASHIWLRGLLGQASQALAERA from the coding sequence GTGTCTCGCAGCGAAGATCCATTCGATACCTACCTGCTGCGTGTGCTATGCACATTGATCCATGAAAAGAGTGTGTCGCGCGCCGCCATACGGCTGAACCAGTCGCAACCGGCCATCAGTGCCGCGCTGCGGCGGCTGCGGGCCATCTTCAACGATCCGCTGCTGGTGCGTGACAAGAACCGCATGGTGCCCACGGCGCGGGCGCTGCAGGCGGTGGAGCAGGCGCGCGCTGCGCTGGGCCTGATCGATGGGCTACTCACCTCGGGCAAGGAGTTCGCTGCCGAGACCACACAGCAGCGCTTTACCATTGCCACGCCCGACTACCTGGCGCCGCCCTTCATGGCGCGCGTCGTCCAGCTCATGCGCGCCCAGGCGCCCGGGGCGCGGCTTGCCATACTTCCGCTGGGGCAGAACTTCGACTACGAGCAGGCCCTGCAGAATGCCGAGGTGGACATCGTCATCGGCAACTGGCCCAGTCCGCCGGAGCACCTGCACATCTCCATGCTGATTGAGGACGAGGTGGTCTGCCTCATGGATGCCAGCCACCCGCTGGCCGCGCCGGAAGAGCTCACGGCAGAGCGCTACCTGCAGGCGGCGCATGTGGTGTTCACGCCCTACTCGCCCGACCAGCGCGGGGTGGTGGAATCGAGCCTGGGCACCATGCGGGTGAGCCGCGACGGCCGCGTGCAATGCACCTACTTCTCGCAGGCCCCCGATCTGCTGGTGGGTACCGACCTGCTGCTGACCACCAGCCGCCACTTCGCCGCCTACCACGCCAGGCGCCTGCCCCTGGCCATGCTGCCGCTGCCGGTGGGCAACCGCACCATGCGCTTCTACCAGCTGTGGCATTCGTCGCGGCACCGCGATGCCTCCCATATCTGGCTGCGCGGCCTGTTGGGCCAGGCATCGCAGGCCTTGGCAGAGCGGGCGTAG
- the uraH gene encoding hydroxyisourate hydrolase, translating into MAGISTHVLNLTTGRPISGMRVELYDLAHTPAQRLTSTRTNADGRTDAPMMAAAAARTGDFELRFYVGEHFKEPTALSDEVLVRFSIFDAAQHYHVPMLCSPWFFNTYRGS; encoded by the coding sequence ATGGCAGGCATCAGCACCCATGTACTCAACCTCACCACCGGCCGCCCCATCAGCGGCATGCGGGTGGAGTTGTATGACCTTGCGCACACCCCGGCGCAGCGCCTCACCAGCACGCGAACCAACGCCGATGGCCGCACCGATGCGCCCATGATGGCAGCCGCCGCCGCGCGCACCGGTGATTTCGAGCTGCGCTTTTACGTTGGCGAGCATTTCAAGGAGCCCACGGCCCTGTCGGACGAGGTGCTGGTGCGCTTTTCCATCTTTGACGCGGCCCAGCACTACCACGTACCCATGCTGTGCTCGCCATGGTTCTTCAACACCTACCGAGGCAGCTGA
- a CDS encoding hydroxyisourate hydrolase → MTQTLHSSTPQCAQPQGGLPQVGLPQVGLPQVGLPQAPARRQFALGSLALGASALVAARGALAADAPAAPAAPAQGTGPIVLHGASPRLTVHTIDTYHGMAATGLRIDFSRWDGDAYVLVRSFTINANGRADEPLLIDDSYRTGRYELLLHVDAYFAAKGAQLPRPPFLSKLPVRFQITNAAERIHLPIQFGPWSYTYSRGS, encoded by the coding sequence ATGACCCAGACATTACATTCCTCCACGCCACAGTGCGCCCAGCCCCAGGGTGGCCTGCCCCAGGTTGGCCTGCCCCAGGTTGGCCTGCCCCAGGTTGGCCTGCCCCAGGCTCCGGCGCGCCGTCAGTTTGCCCTGGGTAGCCTTGCCTTGGGCGCCTCGGCCCTGGTGGCTGCGCGGGGTGCGTTGGCAGCCGATGCGCCTGCAGCGCCTGCTGCGCCCGCGCAGGGCACCGGCCCCATCGTGCTGCATGGTGCAAGCCCGCGGCTGACGGTGCACACCATCGACACCTACCACGGCATGGCCGCCACCGGCCTGCGCATCGATTTTTCGCGCTGGGATGGAGATGCTTATGTGCTGGTGCGCAGCTTCACCATCAACGCCAATGGCCGTGCTGATGAGCCGCTTTTGATCGACGACAGCTACCGCACCGGCCGCTACGAGCTGCTGCTGCATGTGGATGCGTATTTCGCAGCCAAGGGCGCCCAGTTGCCGCGGCCGCCGTTCCTCTCCAAGCTGCCGGTGCGCTTTCAGATCACCAATGCCGCAGAGCGCATCCACCTGCCGATCCAGTTCGGCCCCTGGAGCTACACCTACTCGCGCGGCAGTTGA
- a CDS encoding MFS transporter, translated as MNAQSVPLSGAASSIDEVDATYSKISWRLLPFLGVLWVLAWLDRVNIGFAKLQMLDDLKFSEAVYGLGAGIFFIGYFLFEVPSNMLLQKIGAKKTVMRITIGWGIICILQAWVTTPTQFYILRFLLGAFEAGFYPGVILYLTYWYPSKRRAKAFGTFMSASAIAGVLGGPLAGGIMTWTAGAHGMHGWQWLFIIEGIPSVLAGVVAYFYMTDRPEQAKWLTDADRAIVRQQLELDQKAQGERDSDWRTLFGNPMVWLLIAVFFCLLCANSTLTFWMPTVIREAGFTTPMEVGWIAGAAYLLGAAGMVLNGRHSDQRGEVRWHFAGSALLGAAGMLALAITMGMASIPVVLALTAMVLALIGTMSAIPVFWQMPNMLLSGGAAAVGVALINSVANLAGFGAPYLMGLIKTSTGKVAPGLYLVAIVEALAAVLAIAFIARMQRRKGQGR; from the coding sequence ATGAACGCTCAAAGTGTGCCCCTCAGTGGTGCGGCGTCCTCCATCGACGAGGTCGACGCCACCTATTCCAAGATCTCCTGGCGGCTGTTGCCCTTTCTGGGTGTGCTGTGGGTGCTGGCCTGGCTGGACCGCGTCAACATCGGTTTTGCCAAGCTGCAGATGCTCGATGACCTGAAGTTCAGCGAAGCCGTCTACGGCCTGGGCGCGGGCATCTTCTTCATCGGCTACTTCCTGTTCGAGGTGCCCTCCAACATGCTGCTGCAGAAGATCGGCGCCAAGAAGACGGTGATGCGCATCACCATCGGCTGGGGCATCATCTGCATTCTGCAGGCCTGGGTGACGACGCCCACGCAGTTCTACATCCTGCGCTTTCTGCTGGGCGCCTTCGAGGCAGGGTTCTACCCCGGCGTCATCCTGTACCTGACCTACTGGTATCCATCGAAGCGCCGCGCCAAGGCGTTTGGCACCTTCATGTCGGCCTCGGCCATTGCCGGTGTGCTGGGCGGCCCGCTGGCGGGCGGCATCATGACCTGGACGGCCGGTGCCCACGGCATGCACGGGTGGCAGTGGCTGTTCATCATCGAAGGCATTCCTTCGGTCCTGGCAGGTGTCGTGGCCTATTTCTACATGACCGACCGCCCCGAGCAGGCCAAGTGGCTGACCGACGCGGACCGCGCCATCGTACGCCAGCAGCTGGAGCTTGACCAGAAAGCCCAGGGCGAGCGCGACAGCGATTGGCGCACCCTGTTCGGCAACCCCATGGTGTGGCTGCTGATTGCCGTGTTCTTCTGCCTGCTGTGCGCCAATTCCACGCTGACCTTCTGGATGCCGACCGTCATTCGAGAAGCGGGCTTTACCACCCCCATGGAAGTGGGCTGGATCGCAGGCGCCGCCTATCTGCTGGGCGCTGCGGGCATGGTGCTCAATGGCCGCCATTCGGACCAGCGCGGCGAGGTGCGCTGGCATTTTGCGGGCTCGGCCCTGCTGGGCGCTGCCGGTATGCTGGCGCTCGCCATCACCATGGGCATGGCCAGCATTCCGGTGGTGCTGGCGCTCACGGCCATGGTGCTGGCCCTCATCGGCACGATGAGCGCGATTCCCGTGTTCTGGCAGATGCCCAACATGCTGCTGAGCGGAGGCGCCGCAGCCGTGGGTGTGGCGCTGATCAATTCGGTGGCCAATCTGGCAGGTTTTGGCGCACCTTACCTGATGGGCCTGATCAAGACATCCACCGGCAAGGTGGCGCCGGGCTTGTACCTGGTGGCGATTGTGGAAGCGCTCGCAGCGGTTCTTGCCATTGCCTTCATTGCCCGCATGCAGCGCCGCAAAGGCCAGGGCCGCTGA
- the uraD gene encoding 2-oxo-4-hydroxy-4-carboxy-5-ureidoimidazoline decarboxylase, with translation MTTTSTHPTPSLDELNTMAHGDFVAALGEVFEYAPWVAESAARQRPFADIDALHAAMLAAVHASPREQAVRFLCGHPELSASAVRSGTLTSDSQLEQQSAGLGDLEKEQGERLATLNQTYRTRHGFPFIACVRHYTRMGLFAELASRTERDTEQEFAEALRQIGFISRLRLAQRVRMGSLQAA, from the coding sequence ATGACTACCACCTCCACCCACCCTACCCCTTCGCTCGACGAACTCAACACCATGGCGCACGGCGATTTCGTGGCCGCGCTTGGCGAAGTGTTCGAATATGCCCCCTGGGTTGCGGAGTCTGCTGCGCGCCAGCGCCCGTTTGCGGACATTGACGCATTGCACGCCGCCATGCTGGCTGCCGTGCACGCCAGCCCGCGCGAGCAGGCGGTGCGCTTTCTCTGCGGCCACCCGGAGCTGTCGGCCAGCGCGGTACGCTCCGGCACGCTGACCAGCGACTCCCAGCTGGAGCAGCAAAGCGCCGGGCTGGGCGATCTGGAAAAGGAACAGGGCGAGCGCCTGGCAACACTGAACCAGACCTACCGCACGCGCCACGGCTTTCCATTCATTGCCTGCGTGCGCCACTACACACGCATGGGCCTCTTTGCCGAGTTGGCCTCACGCACCGAGCGCGACACCGAGCAAGAATTTGCCGAAGCCCTACGCCAGATCGGCTTCATCAGCCGCCTGC
- a CDS encoding nucleoside deaminase, with protein sequence MSNDHNNDTGKYLIESIRLAMGNVKGRKQPTWPFGAVLVKDGRVLARAVNQVDELCDPSAHAEMQAVRMAAKAQGNTDLSGAVVYASGYPCTMCYTAMLLAGVKTVYYAYSNEDGEPYDLSAARGYEQLAKPEGEREMALVSHRVRDEGEDLYDAWQKAVSAG encoded by the coding sequence ATGAGCAACGACCACAACAATGACACCGGCAAGTACCTGATCGAATCCATACGACTGGCCATGGGCAACGTCAAGGGCCGCAAGCAGCCGACCTGGCCCTTTGGCGCCGTGCTGGTCAAGGACGGCCGGGTGCTGGCCCGGGCCGTGAACCAGGTGGACGAGCTGTGCGACCCGTCCGCCCACGCAGAAATGCAGGCGGTGCGCATGGCTGCCAAGGCCCAGGGCAACACCGATCTATCGGGCGCGGTGGTGTACGCCAGCGGCTACCCCTGTACCATGTGCTACACGGCCATGCTGCTGGCTGGCGTGAAGACGGTGTACTACGCCTACTCCAACGAAGACGGCGAGCCCTACGACCTGTCTGCCGCGCGCGGCTACGAGCAACTGGCCAAACCAGAGGGCGAGCGCGAGATGGCGCTGGTCAGCCACCGGGTGCGCGATGAGGGCGAAGACCTGTACGACGCGTGGCAGAAGGCCGTTTCTGCCGGCTGA